The following coding sequences are from one Salinicoccus sp. Bachu38 window:
- a CDS encoding amino acid ABC transporter ATP-binding protein, producing MIRVSGLKKSFNNNEVLKDISFQVSEGETVAIIGPSGSGKSTLLRCLNYLERPDAGNIEVGEVSIDADKPKKAVINQLRMQTSMVFQHYNLFKNKTVLENITYPLTATKKYRRSEADTVGRKLLEQVGILDKQEAYPISLSGGQQQRVGIARALAVDPHAILFDEPTSSLDPEWVGEVLNVISDIAQKDKTMLIVTHEMNFARDIADRVIFMADGYIVEEGKPEDIFDNPQHERTRRFLSKYGRQAPAENDKEEPALVMA from the coding sequence ATGATCAGAGTTTCCGGATTGAAGAAATCATTCAATAACAACGAGGTATTGAAAGATATAAGTTTTCAAGTAAGTGAAGGGGAAACGGTGGCCATCATCGGTCCTTCCGGATCAGGCAAATCGACATTGCTCAGGTGCCTGAATTATCTTGAGAGGCCGGATGCCGGAAATATTGAAGTGGGAGAAGTATCCATCGATGCAGACAAGCCGAAAAAGGCCGTGATAAACCAGTTGAGGATGCAGACCTCCATGGTTTTTCAGCATTATAATCTGTTCAAAAACAAAACAGTGCTGGAGAATATCACGTATCCTCTGACAGCCACGAAAAAGTATCGCAGAAGTGAAGCGGATACAGTCGGGCGAAAGCTTCTGGAACAAGTGGGAATACTTGATAAGCAGGAGGCATATCCGATATCCCTGTCAGGGGGGCAGCAGCAACGGGTCGGTATTGCCCGGGCATTGGCTGTGGATCCACATGCCATCCTCTTCGATGAACCGACTTCCTCACTCGATCCGGAATGGGTCGGAGAGGTGCTCAATGTCATATCCGATATTGCCCAAAAGGATAAGACGATGCTGATCGTTACGCACGAAATGAATTTTGCGAGAGATATCGCAGATCGAGTCATTTTCATGGCAGACGGCTATATTGTCGAAGAAGGCAAACCGGAAGATATATTCGACAACCCGCAGCATGAAAGGACTAGAAGATTCCTCAGCAAGTATGGCAGGCAGGCTCCTGCAGAGAATGATAAAGAAGAACCCGCACTGGTAATGGCTTAG
- a CDS encoding LLM class flavin-dependent oxidoreductase, whose translation MIRKKIKLGVLIQGPGSHPTSWRSEDAVIDGSINFNHYLNVTQKAEDAGFAFMFIADGLHINRQSIPHFLNRFEPLTLLSALAPVTSKIGLAGTVSTTYSEPYNVARQLASIDNISGGRAGWNVVTSPLEGSADNFNKGNHPEHSLRYRMASEYVEAVQGLWDSYEDDAFVRNRKTGEFLDEKKLHTLGHEGEFFKVKGPLNIQRSPQGQPVIFQAGASKTGQDFAAKYGEAIFTHANSIEKNQEYYSTLKNKAIESGRKAEDILIFPSLSPIIAPTEQEAAQRYEQIKNLISIDKALEVLGRFFDHYDFSVHPLDGPFPDVGEVGKNSFRSTTDNIKEKAEKEALTLREVALQVASPKDPFYGSYEDVASRMIEWIEEGAADGFMLNPQIFDGQFDEFIENVIPILEDRGYYDRQYIGDTLRDNLGLGFKENRYTNKAQEKDKEEVK comes from the coding sequence ATGATAAGGAAAAAAATAAAATTGGGCGTGCTCATACAGGGACCGGGATCACATCCCACCTCCTGGAGATCGGAGGATGCTGTAATAGATGGAAGTATTAATTTCAATCATTATTTGAATGTAACACAGAAAGCGGAAGATGCAGGGTTTGCCTTCATGTTCATCGCAGATGGTCTGCATATCAACAGACAGTCCATCCCTCATTTTCTCAATCGTTTTGAACCACTGACCCTGCTCTCGGCACTGGCGCCTGTCACTTCGAAGATAGGACTTGCCGGTACGGTCTCCACCACATACAGTGAACCGTATAACGTTGCGCGACAGCTTGCCAGTATTGATAATATAAGTGGTGGCAGGGCCGGATGGAACGTCGTTACATCGCCATTGGAAGGCAGTGCGGACAATTTCAACAAAGGAAATCATCCCGAGCATTCCCTTAGATACCGGATGGCCAGCGAGTATGTGGAAGCGGTGCAGGGACTTTGGGATTCCTATGAAGATGATGCTTTTGTCAGGAATCGGAAAACAGGCGAGTTTCTGGATGAAAAGAAACTTCATACCCTCGGGCATGAAGGGGAATTTTTCAAAGTGAAGGGACCATTGAATATCCAGCGGTCGCCTCAGGGACAGCCTGTAATTTTCCAGGCCGGAGCATCCAAGACGGGCCAGGATTTTGCAGCGAAGTATGGAGAAGCGATTTTCACCCACGCCAACAGTATTGAAAAAAATCAGGAATACTACAGCACGTTAAAAAATAAGGCGATAGAATCAGGAAGGAAAGCAGAAGATATCCTCATCTTCCCTTCACTTTCCCCAATCATTGCTCCGACAGAACAGGAAGCTGCACAAAGATATGAACAGATTAAGAATCTGATATCCATCGATAAGGCACTGGAAGTTCTCGGAAGGTTCTTTGATCATTATGATTTTTCTGTCCATCCTCTCGATGGACCTTTCCCGGATGTTGGAGAGGTTGGAAAGAACAGTTTTAGGTCAACGACTGATAATATTAAAGAGAAAGCAGAAAAAGAAGCATTGACGCTTCGGGAAGTCGCCTTGCAGGTCGCTTCTCCAAAGGATCCATTCTATGGCAGCTATGAAGATGTCGCTTCCCGGATGATTGAATGGATAGAAGAAGGTGCCGCCGACGGTTTCATGCTGAATCCTCAGATATTCGATGGTCAATTCGATGAATTCATTGAAAATGTGATTCCCATATTGGAGGATAGAGGATATTATGACCGCCAATATATCGGCGATACGCTGAGAGACAACCTTGGACTCGGATTCAAGGAGAACCGTTACACAAACAAGGCCCAAGAAAAGGATAAGGAGGAAGTCAAATGA
- a CDS encoding amino acid ABC transporter permease, with product MNFDLAYMLEIIPELLVYIPITLYLAIVSMIIAVAIGVVLSLLLVNKVPVLLQLSKLYISFFRGTPVLVQLLMIYFGLPQLFPWLNSLSAVNAAIIAFSLNTSAYLAEIFRAALISVDKGQTEAAISTGLTYRQAVWGIVLPQAVRNAVPATGNMFIGLIKNSSLAFTIGVTELLAQGKLLATATLQFFEAYLAVGIIYWGMTIVYSWVQRWYEARINRPYEV from the coding sequence ATGAATTTTGATTTAGCCTATATGCTCGAAATTATCCCGGAACTGCTGGTATATATACCAATCACACTATACCTAGCAATTGTATCGATGATCATTGCAGTGGCCATAGGTGTGGTGCTTTCATTGCTTCTCGTCAATAAAGTGCCGGTGCTCCTGCAGCTTTCGAAACTCTATATATCTTTCTTCAGAGGGACCCCCGTACTCGTGCAGCTGTTGATGATCTATTTCGGTCTGCCCCAGCTGTTCCCCTGGTTGAATTCGTTATCCGCTGTGAATGCAGCCATCATTGCCTTCAGCCTGAATACTTCAGCATATCTGGCGGAAATATTTAGGGCAGCATTGATATCCGTGGACAAGGGGCAGACGGAAGCGGCGATATCAACTGGCCTTACATATCGACAGGCAGTATGGGGCATTGTTCTGCCTCAGGCAGTAAGAAACGCAGTGCCGGCCACAGGAAACATGTTCATTGGGTTGATAAAGAACTCCTCCCTGGCCTTCACGATAGGTGTAACCGAGCTGCTTGCACAAGGTAAACTGCTCGCTACAGCGACACTGCAGTTTTTTGAAGCCTATCTGGCAGTTGGCATCATCTACTGGGGCATGACGATTGTATACAGCTGGGTGCAGCGATGGTATGAAGCAAGGATCAATAGACCTTATGAAGTATAG
- a CDS encoding SDR family NAD(P)-dependent oxidoreductase, translating to MTKVIWITGASSGFGMAVAMKLLKDTDHVICVSARRAHLLEVLVRQGAKAYPFDITKTAEIERVQRTIEKELGPVDAVLVNAGFGVYGPIEEVPEEAIRRQFEVNVFGAVETIRAVLPSMRSQKAGRIVLTSSSAAHVSSAGMGYYAATKHSIKAIGTALRQEVGNLGIDVVMVEPGVVKTAFGQIAMDENYMAPKTPDYQAQMRDLKTFMLKAFERAPDVDHTRDIMVKALLKEHVSPVYRTTRGSFALGFLSRMFPAKIYDAIVKQAIGRLY from the coding sequence ATGACGAAAGTGATATGGATTACCGGGGCTTCAAGCGGGTTTGGCATGGCCGTAGCAATGAAACTGTTGAAAGATACGGACCATGTCATATGTGTAAGTGCGAGGAGAGCGCACCTTCTGGAAGTGCTTGTCAGACAAGGTGCCAAGGCCTATCCGTTTGATATTACAAAGACTGCTGAAATAGAAAGAGTCCAGAGGACGATTGAAAAGGAACTCGGACCGGTTGATGCAGTACTGGTGAATGCTGGTTTTGGTGTCTACGGGCCTATTGAAGAAGTTCCGGAAGAAGCGATCAGGCGACAGTTTGAAGTCAACGTCTTCGGTGCCGTTGAAACGATACGTGCGGTGCTGCCATCGATGCGTAGCCAAAAGGCGGGACGCATCGTACTGACGAGCTCTTCAGCTGCGCACGTTTCGAGTGCAGGGATGGGATACTATGCTGCGACAAAACATAGTATTAAAGCAATTGGAACGGCATTGAGACAGGAAGTAGGAAACTTGGGAATTGATGTAGTGATGGTGGAACCGGGGGTTGTAAAAACAGCCTTTGGGCAAATAGCAATGGACGAAAACTATATGGCGCCGAAAACTCCGGATTATCAAGCTCAGATGCGCGACCTGAAGACTTTCATGCTGAAGGCGTTCGAGCGCGCACCGGATGTGGACCATACGAGGGATATTATGGTCAAAGCCTTGCTTAAAGAGCATGTAAGCCCCGTCTATCGAACTACCCGGGGTTCTTTTGCCTTGGGGTTCCTAAGCAGGATGTTTCCTGCAAAGATCTATGATGCAATTGTGAAACAGGCGATTGGAAGGCTGTACTAG
- a CDS encoding PLP-dependent transferase produces the protein MDTKLAQIGMNTDITGATTSPIYTATAYKHERLGMSTGYDYTRTANPTRSHFEEAFAELEGGTSAFATSSGMSAIQLVCNLFKPGDEVLVSFDLYGGTFRIFDFYETQYNIKFKYVDFDDMKDVKNHVNSSTKAFFIEPITNPSMIEVSLGPIYDLAREHEIMTIIDNTFLTPYYYTPLSDGADIVLHSATKYIGGHNDVLAGVVTVKDEALGDILSMHHNMIGATLSPFDGYLLLRGLKTLHLRMDRSTENARHLSEYFTGHHAIDEVLYSGRTGMLSLRLNKEYDVGALLENIKVCTFAESLGGTETFITFPFTQTHADMPDEERISRGIDEQLIRLSVGIEDIEDIRADLTQALSKAKRGA, from the coding sequence ATGGATACCAAACTCGCACAGATAGGGATGAATACAGATATCACTGGAGCTACAACAAGCCCAATCTATACGGCTACTGCCTATAAGCATGAGAGGTTGGGCATGTCTACCGGCTATGATTATACAAGGACGGCCAATCCAACACGGTCACATTTTGAAGAAGCATTTGCCGAACTGGAAGGGGGGACCTCCGCTTTTGCAACTTCCAGCGGCATGTCAGCCATCCAGCTTGTCTGTAATCTGTTCAAACCTGGGGATGAGGTACTTGTAAGCTTCGATCTTTATGGAGGGACCTTCAGAATATTCGATTTCTACGAAACACAGTACAATATAAAGTTCAAATATGTCGATTTCGATGACATGAAGGATGTAAAAAATCATGTCAACAGTTCGACAAAGGCATTCTTCATTGAACCGATCACAAACCCCTCAATGATTGAAGTATCACTCGGACCGATCTACGACCTGGCCCGTGAGCATGAAATAATGACCATCATAGACAATACTTTCCTCACGCCATATTATTATACTCCTTTATCAGATGGGGCGGATATCGTACTGCATTCAGCCACCAAGTACATCGGCGGACATAATGATGTTCTGGCTGGAGTCGTTACAGTAAAGGATGAAGCACTCGGAGATATTCTTTCCATGCATCATAATATGATTGGGGCGACACTTTCCCCCTTTGATGGCTACCTCCTGTTAAGAGGATTGAAAACTCTGCATCTTAGAATGGATCGTTCGACGGAAAATGCACGGCACCTCTCCGAATATTTCACTGGACACCATGCAATCGATGAAGTCCTTTATTCCGGACGTACCGGCATGCTGAGTCTAAGGTTGAATAAGGAATATGATGTCGGTGCCCTCCTTGAAAATATAAAGGTCTGTACCTTCGCAGAAAGCCTGGGAGGTACCGAAACCTTCATCACCTTCCCGTTTACACAGACTCATGCAGATATGCCGGATGAGGAACGGATAAGTCGGGGCATTGATGAACAGCTGATCAGACTTTCCGTAGGTATAGAGGATATAGAAGATATTCGGGCAGATTTGACACAGGCACTTTCCAAAGCAAAAAGAGGAGCATGA
- a CDS encoding glutaredoxin family protein, with amino-acid sequence MSKKVNVLVWSKRGCSYCEEVKQYLEENGFDYQTIDVTENDHLRDILDVKYGVRHVPVVEVGFGNRYDAVTEVGITHLEDTLKHYRLSV; translated from the coding sequence ATGAGCAAAAAAGTGAATGTACTGGTGTGGTCCAAGCGGGGCTGCTCCTACTGTGAAGAAGTGAAGCAGTATCTGGAAGAGAACGGGTTCGATTATCAGACTATAGATGTAACAGAAAATGACCATCTGAGGGATATCCTTGATGTGAAATACGGGGTACGCCATGTGCCTGTGGTGGAAGTGGGATTCGGCAACAGGTATGACGCCGTTACAGAAGTGGGTATTACCCATCTTGAAGATACGCTCAAACATTACAGACTGTCAGTCTAG
- a CDS encoding malate:quinone oxidoreductase, which produces MNSVMNKTDVILIGGGIMSATLGTLLKEVKPEWDIEVFEKLDSTAQESSDAWNNAGTGHSALCELNYTPEKADGSLDVTKAIHINEQFQLSKQFWSHLVEKGMMEKPQDFIMPVPHLSFVEGEKNVQFLQKRVEALSKSPLFEGMEYADDAETLNKWIPLMMQGRTSKEPIAATRIETGTDINFGNLTRKLFELLEEKGAALNLGHEVEDIRRTKGGEWQVKVKDLVTGKVEYHTSKFIFIGAGGGSLPLLQKTGIPESKNIGGFPVSGIFMVCQNPEVVEKHNAKVYGKAKVGAPPMSVPHLDTRYIEGKKSLLFGPFAGFSPKFLKTGSYFDLIGSVKPNNVFTMLSAGAKEMGLTKYLIQQVLQSNEDRMEDLREFIPSARSEDWDIVVAGQRVQVIKDTEKGGKGTLQFGTEVITAEDGSVAALLGASPGASVSVDVMLDVMQRCFPREYPEWEDKIKEMVPSYGINLSEQPEKFKEIHEIVSDKLNLKSQEEGALLS; this is translated from the coding sequence ATGAACAGTGTAATGAACAAAACTGATGTCATTCTTATTGGTGGCGGAATCATGAGTGCAACATTAGGCACACTTCTAAAAGAAGTGAAGCCAGAATGGGACATTGAGGTATTTGAAAAGCTGGATTCAACAGCCCAGGAAAGCTCTGATGCCTGGAATAATGCTGGAACCGGACACTCGGCCCTGTGCGAATTGAACTACACACCTGAAAAGGCTGACGGTTCCCTGGATGTGACAAAGGCGATCCACATCAATGAACAGTTTCAGCTATCCAAGCAATTCTGGTCTCACCTTGTTGAAAAAGGCATGATGGAGAAGCCTCAGGACTTTATCATGCCGGTCCCCCATCTCAGTTTTGTAGAAGGAGAAAAGAATGTTCAATTTCTACAAAAACGTGTAGAAGCGTTATCCAAAAGTCCATTGTTTGAAGGGATGGAGTACGCAGATGATGCGGAGACATTGAATAAATGGATTCCATTGATGATGCAGGGGCGGACCTCAAAGGAGCCGATTGCAGCAACGCGTATCGAAACCGGTACGGACATCAACTTCGGCAATTTGACGCGCAAGCTATTTGAACTTCTCGAAGAAAAGGGCGCAGCGCTCAATCTCGGACACGAAGTGGAAGATATCAGACGGACAAAAGGTGGAGAGTGGCAGGTAAAAGTCAAAGACCTGGTAACAGGAAAAGTTGAATATCATACTTCGAAGTTCATCTTCATCGGCGCAGGCGGAGGCAGCCTGCCATTGCTTCAGAAGACCGGCATACCGGAATCCAAAAACATAGGTGGCTTCCCGGTCAGTGGAATCTTCATGGTCTGCCAGAATCCTGAAGTTGTGGAGAAGCACAATGCGAAAGTATACGGCAAAGCTAAAGTTGGGGCCCCTCCGATGTCGGTGCCCCACCTGGATACACGCTATATCGAAGGTAAGAAATCACTGCTCTTCGGGCCATTTGCAGGATTCTCTCCCAAGTTCCTGAAGACCGGTTCCTACTTTGACCTTATCGGCTCTGTAAAGCCGAACAATGTCTTTACTATGCTTTCAGCAGGTGCCAAAGAGATGGGTCTGACAAAATATCTGATTCAGCAGGTTCTGCAGTCGAATGAAGACAGGATGGAGGATCTGAGAGAATTCATCCCGTCAGCAAGAAGTGAAGACTGGGATATCGTAGTGGCCGGGCAGCGTGTACAGGTCATCAAGGATACTGAAAAAGGTGGAAAGGGGACACTCCAGTTTGGTACAGAGGTCATTACTGCTGAGGATGGTTCCGTTGCAGCACTGCTCGGCGCTTCACCTGGCGCTTCCGTTTCTGTAGATGTCATGCTGGATGTCATGCAGCGTTGCTTCCCGCGGGAGTACCCGGAATGGGAAGATAAAATAAAAGAAATGGTACCTTCCTACGGCATCAATCTATCTGAGCAGCCTGAGAAATTCAAGGAAATACATGAAATTGTTTCCGATAAACTGAATTTGAAGTCCCAAGAAGAAGGCGCACTGCTAAGTTAG
- a CDS encoding LysR family transcriptional regulator: MNIDNIEAFVFVNHFGSINKASKALFLSQPSVTSRIKSLERELDAELFRRVGRQLIITDKGIEFLPFAENIIRTMKKGKEHLQNMEEKNQITIACSGLVSFYLIPRLMPMFKERFPDQTFRIMTETSETVARMVANGDADYGFASNVSQTKLNAERVIESPIRLIVPSDHPFADGETIDIERLVETPIVFFECGSLDWTMVHNLFLSLREQPDIQYEVDSMESAKGIILNRAAIGFLPELSVHRELEEGSLVAVDVPTLANVSLKTDLIHHNGMDIDGFDEMTAIIRKVSSERPEVYSRSFI, encoded by the coding sequence ATGAATATCGATAATATAGAAGCGTTTGTTTTCGTCAATCATTTTGGAAGTATAAACAAGGCATCCAAAGCATTATTCCTGTCCCAGCCTTCTGTCACATCAAGAATCAAATCTCTCGAGCGGGAACTGGATGCAGAACTGTTCAGACGTGTCGGGAGACAACTGATCATTACAGACAAGGGGATAGAGTTTCTGCCATTTGCGGAAAATATCATTCGTACCATGAAAAAAGGCAAGGAACATCTTCAGAATATGGAAGAGAAGAACCAGATAACCATCGCATGTTCCGGCCTTGTCTCTTTCTATCTGATTCCCAGACTGATGCCGATGTTCAAAGAACGTTTTCCAGACCAGACGTTTAGAATAATGACTGAGACGAGTGAAACGGTTGCACGGATGGTGGCGAATGGAGATGCTGATTACGGCTTTGCCAGCAATGTTTCCCAGACGAAACTGAATGCAGAAAGGGTGATTGAAAGCCCCATACGTCTCATTGTCCCTTCGGACCATCCCTTTGCAGACGGAGAGACGATTGATATTGAGCGGTTGGTCGAAACCCCCATCGTGTTTTTTGAATGCGGCTCCCTGGACTGGACAATGGTCCATAATCTATTTCTGAGTCTGAGGGAACAGCCGGATATACAGTACGAAGTGGATAGTATGGAATCTGCGAAAGGCATCATTCTGAACAGGGCAGCCATCGGTTTTCTCCCGGAACTCAGTGTACATAGGGAACTGGAAGAAGGGTCGCTTGTAGCAGTCGATGTTCCGACTCTGGCAAATGTTTCATTAAAGACCGACCTGATTCATCATAATGGCATGGATATTGACGGTTTTGATGAAATGACTGCCATCATCAGGAAGGTGTCATCCGAAAGGCCTGAAGTGTATTCTCGCTCATTCATATAG
- a CDS encoding DUF1048 domain-containing protein: MAEKDLIKENNRLREKLDPRYKKVYEDILVYIRVNTSTRSHETEAVLNTLLKQIIQTQREGKSIESVTGEDYKAYADSLVKELPRRNLWRLAAFLALILVGLNLIFDYMIQILFRLIDSAALTTTVVSIPFILEIVITASLGIGFIYTLFYAFSQVAFKDWPAWKEYGLYFLIGAGFFLVYLLIDRFLASIDSGPSFEMNMFLIVLLGIILTILGFMGIFNKK, from the coding sequence ATGGCGGAAAAGGATCTGATTAAAGAAAATAACAGATTGCGTGAAAAGTTGGACCCGAGATATAAAAAGGTTTATGAAGATATCCTCGTGTACATCCGGGTGAATACCAGCACACGGAGTCATGAAACAGAGGCAGTGCTCAATACATTGTTGAAGCAGATTATACAAACCCAAAGAGAGGGGAAAAGTATAGAGTCTGTTACTGGAGAAGACTATAAAGCTTATGCCGACAGTCTGGTTAAAGAACTCCCCAGGAGGAACTTGTGGAGACTAGCAGCCTTTCTCGCCCTCATCCTGGTGGGATTGAATCTTATTTTCGATTATATGATCCAGATACTCTTCAGACTGATCGACAGTGCGGCGTTGACCACTACCGTGGTGTCCATCCCATTCATCCTGGAAATTGTCATTACTGCATCTCTTGGCATCGGCTTTATATACACTTTGTTTTATGCCTTTAGCCAAGTTGCATTCAAGGATTGGCCCGCCTGGAAGGAATATGGGTTGTATTTCCTGATCGGTGCAGGCTTCTTTCTTGTCTACCTGCTCATCGATAGATTCCTTGCTTCCATCGATAGTGGCCCTTCATTCGAGATGAACATGTTTTTAATAGTATTGCTTGGCATTATCCTAACAATCCTCGGCTTTATGGGGATTTTCAATAAAAAGTAA
- the proC gene encoding pyrroline-5-carboxylate reductase, with amino-acid sequence MSYRLGFIGAGKMVNHIVKGLLKDPDMQDDIIVTGRNQQKLEKFNDGKGIKVSTDYRLLSECDIIINGVSSDQTLHVFNEVKSHTREDAIHISIAAGVSIDEMETILSQHKVVRNMPNIAVSVQEGVMVMAANAHISEEDKRILDEIFTRIAAVAWVEESLMKYVPSLTGSSPTYTFLMIEAMADKAVSAGFPRQQAYMLAAQAVVGAGKLVLETESHPAVLKDQITTSGGSTIQGVMELENNGFRKSVIQAMEAINNANKK; translated from the coding sequence ATGAGTTATAGACTGGGATTCATCGGTGCTGGGAAGATGGTCAATCACATCGTCAAAGGGCTTCTGAAGGATCCTGATATGCAAGACGATATCATCGTCACAGGCAGAAACCAGCAGAAGCTTGAGAAATTTAATGATGGAAAAGGGATAAAGGTAAGTACCGATTATCGCCTGCTGTCCGAATGCGATATTATAATCAATGGTGTGAGCTCGGACCAGACACTGCATGTATTCAACGAGGTGAAGTCTCACACGAGAGAAGATGCAATCCATATTTCGATTGCGGCAGGTGTATCAATAGATGAGATGGAAACGATCTTATCACAGCACAAGGTTGTGAGGAATATGCCGAATATCGCAGTATCTGTCCAGGAAGGCGTGATGGTGATGGCGGCCAACGCCCATATTTCGGAGGAAGATAAGAGGATCCTTGATGAAATATTCACCCGAATCGCTGCGGTGGCATGGGTGGAGGAGTCCTTGATGAAATATGTGCCTTCCCTTACGGGATCTTCCCCTACCTATACGTTCCTGATGATAGAAGCAATGGCGGACAAGGCAGTGAGCGCCGGATTTCCACGCCAGCAGGCCTATATGCTGGCAGCCCAGGCCGTGGTGGGGGCAGGGAAACTTGTCCTGGAAACGGAATCCCATCCAGCCGTTCTGAAGGATCAGATAACTACTTCAGGAGGGTCCACCATACAGGGTGTGATGGAACTTGAAAATAATGGCTTCAGAAAAAGTGTTATCCAGGCAATGGAAGCGATAAATAATGCAAATAAAAAATAG
- the ssuE gene encoding NADPH-dependent FMN reductase, which produces MYDVVIVSGSPSEFSRSESVLKYIGVILTQRGLSVRHVSVREVPAKDLMFGNFNSPTVTDIAEDIHNARGVIVGSPVYKAAYSGVLKSLFDILPQDVLRDTPVLPIMSGGSISHLLAMEYTLKPLLSTLKGVPLKGVYYLDNQIDKESTEPILDSALISRTEKQIDYLIDKMELKQSYT; this is translated from the coding sequence ATGTATGATGTTGTAATTGTCTCAGGCAGCCCCTCCGAGTTCTCAAGATCTGAAAGTGTCTTGAAATATATCGGCGTTATACTGACGCAGCGCGGTCTGTCTGTCCGTCATGTATCCGTCCGGGAAGTGCCGGCCAAGGATCTGATGTTTGGCAACTTCAATAGTCCAACAGTCACGGATATTGCGGAAGATATTCATAATGCCAGAGGTGTCATCGTAGGTTCCCCAGTATATAAAGCAGCCTATTCAGGTGTGCTCAAGAGCCTTTTCGATATACTTCCACAGGATGTATTGAGAGATACTCCGGTGTTGCCTATAATGTCAGGAGGAAGCATCTCCCACTTGCTGGCGATGGAATATACATTGAAGCCGCTACTCTCGACCCTGAAGGGGGTTCCGCTCAAAGGCGTCTATTATCTGGATAATCAGATTGATAAGGAAAGCACCGAACCCATTCTGGATAGTGCACTCATATCAAGGACCGAAAAACAGATAGATTATCTGATCGACAAAATGGAACTCAAACAGAGTTACACATAA
- a CDS encoding MerR family transcriptional regulator encodes MKELNQAVYYTTAQVKDKVELSDQNVRKYVRLLEDRKYEVAKDEHNRRLFSQGDVEVLKAFIKLAKQPGYTLETAADEIIEQVPNIVTENSQHMPANVTNSDINQMLGVVMDKLETMQQENRELKNNVHRLVEKLDEYGKYSQTLSLQYSEEDRNEEWHQGGDSDNREVYEEVQPQEPPQVDEAETEEPEGRTIYTSDIEEAEDGNASNVDMSNYAASEEEGEKEDTVRTSQSDKQHEEEKGGYFSKLFSMFKK; translated from the coding sequence ATGAAAGAACTCAATCAGGCAGTATACTATACCACTGCTCAAGTAAAAGATAAGGTGGAGTTGTCAGATCAGAATGTTCGAAAATACGTCCGGCTGCTTGAGGACAGAAAGTATGAAGTTGCTAAGGATGAGCATAACAGAAGGTTATTTTCACAAGGGGATGTAGAGGTCCTGAAAGCATTCATCAAGCTCGCGAAGCAACCTGGATATACGCTGGAAACGGCTGCAGATGAAATCATTGAACAAGTACCGAACATTGTCACGGAGAATTCCCAGCATATGCCTGCCAACGTTACCAATAGCGATATTAACCAGATGCTGGGCGTTGTCATGGATAAATTGGAAACAATGCAACAGGAAAATAGAGAACTTAAGAACAATGTACATAGACTGGTTGAAAAGCTGGATGAATATGGCAAGTATTCCCAAACGCTATCACTTCAATATAGTGAAGAAGATAGAAATGAAGAATGGCACCAGGGGGGCGACTCCGATAACCGTGAAGTATATGAAGAAGTACAACCTCAGGAGCCGCCTCAAGTAGATGAGGCCGAAACGGAAGAGCCGGAAGGAAGAACGATTTACACAAGTGATATTGAAGAGGCAGAGGATGGTAATGCCTCCAATGTAGATATGAGCAACTATGCTGCTTCCGAAGAAGAAGGAGAAAAAGAGGATACAGTTAGAACATCTCAATCAGATAAACAGCATGAAGAAGAAAAAGGTGGCTACTTCAGCAAACTGTTCAGCATGTTCAAAAAATAG